A region of the Phaseolus vulgaris cultivar G19833 chromosome 11, P. vulgaris v2.0, whole genome shotgun sequence genome:
GCGCGCAAAACCAAGGAGTCCTTCAAAATTtgctttttctttcaaatttgcTTTTCCCCCCAAAAATACAAAGGTAGCATTCTCTCTTTTAAAAGACATTTCGTCGTCTACACCTCCTTATGCCTGGGGGGCTTAGTGTACTGGGCCGACCGAAAGTAATATATATTGGGCCGACCGAAAGCTTTGAAAGATGCCGACCGAAAGATTTGAAAGATGCCGACCGAAAGCTTTGAAAGATGCCGACCGAAAGCTATGAAAGAAATAGAATAGaatggaaattattattaagcGACCGAATACAATGGACCGACCGAAGGCAAAAGCCTATGCCCAATTAGGTCCAAATATGCGGGTGTATGTAGTAAAGGCCTGATACAAAGAGAAAACGTCCAAATAACTTCTGGGCCCAATAAAAGAGTAGTATAAATACAGGGTCATCCTGAGAGGTGAGGTAAGTGAAAATTGACTCTTATTAAACTAAATctaactttggcatcggagcaccTTTCAGGTATACACACCCGTCCGTGAGAGGAAGCCGAGACTAAGAACCGAAAGATCATACCGAGAAGGGAGTTCGGAAAAGCTGACCGAAGGGTCGATCTGTGGAAGCCGAAAGAAGTGTGTTTCTAGGCCCTTGTAAGAacaaacgttattcaccaaccttggtcagaaatccaattattaattaaccgttcattcggtcggaaaTATATAACTAcagttatccgaattataacttaaacgttattcaccaaccttggtcagaaaACCAATTATTAATTAACCGATTTACTCGGTCGGAATTATATAACGAcagttatccgaattataataaacgttattcaccaaccttggtcagaaatccaattattaattaaccgttcattcggtcggaattATATAACTAcagttatccgaattataacttaaacgttattcaccaaccttggtcagaaatccaattattaattaaccgttcattcggtcggaattATATAACTTcagttatccgaattataacttaaacgttattcaccaaccttggtcagaaatccaattattaattaaccgttcattcggtcggaaaTATATAACTAcagttatccgaattataacttcGGGAAGGTCTTAACCTCTCGGTCGTTCGCCCAAGTCCTAGAAGGTCTCGTCATTCCTGTCGTTCGGCCATGTCCCCGAGGGCCTTGTCATCTCGGTCGTTCGGCCATCTTTCCGTAGGTTTCGACCACTCGGTCGTTCGGCCTCGCCCAGTACCCAACTTCGTCTTCTACCAGTTTATGGCTATGTTACTGCTTAAGGAAAATGTTACCCCAGGTTATCATATAGACGCGATGATGTACCCTAGCTTTAAGTTTTTGAGTTAAGTGGGGAGCCGCTTAACTTTGTTTTAACTGCTAAATGCTTAATTAGGAGGtctttgtataagggttggaacacccctaaagtgtttcattttattctatttattcgttgctgatcaaaaaaaaaaaatccgaattataacttaaacgttattcaccaaccttggtcagaaaACCAATTATTAATTAACCGATTTACTCGGTCGGAATTATATAACGAcagttatccgaattataatAAACCCGTCCTACCCATGGTGGTAACGACGGTAAAGGAGGTCATGGCGCAGAAGGTAAGACTGGTAAATCTACGTATAGCACAGGCGACGCCACAACGTTCTTCTTCTCCAACTTTCCGAACGGGTATGGTGAACTGGACATGCACAAGATCTTCCAGAAATGGGCTAGAGTGAAAGAAGTTTTCATTGCTGGAAGGCTGAATAAGTGGGGGAGACGTTTCGGTTTTGTTCGATTCTTCGAAGTGGGAAATGCGGCAAGATTAGAGAAGGAGCTTGACCAAATATTCATTGGCAATGTGAAGCTCCATGTCAATATCCCGAGGTACAGGAGACACGTACCCGAGTCTAGGGTCTACAAGTCTCCACCGATGGTGTCTCATCCTGAGTCAAGGAGGAGGGGAGGGGAAGGCCAGGCGGAAGTACGGAGGGAGAGGATGAAGGAGATATGGGTGAAAAAGAAAGGGGAAGAGTCCTATGCTGATGCAGTAAGGGGAGGCCCTCGTCAGGCGTGGAAGGGACCATCGTTCTCAGCCAAAAAGCAGATCCTACCGTGGATGGAGGCAAGCGTTGTTGGTCAGCTGCGTGCAGAAATAGACCTTGAACAGTTACGCGAAGTGTTCCTGAAAGGTGGGTTGAGTATGGTTTATCTGCGTTCGTTAGGTGATAATCTTGTTCTGATGATGCCAAGGGAAGGGGAGAGCATGCAGGCTCTTATCAAGCTTAATAAGGAGTGGTTCGAGAGTGTCTTCGAAAGCATTGAACCATGGTCGGAGAAGTGCACTGCGACCCATAAAGTCGTCTGGGTAAGGTGCTATGGACTACCCCTTTCTCTCTGGAACAAGGAGTGCTTCTCCAAAGTGGTGGGGGATAAGGCAACATTAGCGTCTATTGGCAGAGCCACTCTCCTTTGGGAGAACCTGGAGTATGCTTCTCTCCAAGTTAGGTTGCCAAAGAGCCAGAGCGTACGGAAGGCGGCAGACATGAAGATCAATAATAACCTCTATAGCATCCTTATAGAAGAAGAAGTCACATGCGGGAATGGAGGTTCATGCAGGTGCATTAGTGATGATGTTGGATCCTTGGATAGCATTTCCTCGTCGGAAACCTATGTAGAGGATTCTGTCTCTGTGAATAGTTGTGAAGAGGAAGGAAAAGCTCAGGGTCGGTTTAGGCAGTGGCCAAGGGGGGTGGTGACCGGTGGTGAAGTTAACGGACAAGAAACCCTAATCGGAAGGGAGGTAGTAGGTGACGGTGAGGGTTTACAGAAAACGACAAAAGGTTTGGTTTGTGGGGAAGCACCCTCTAAGGGTCTAGTCAGTCAGAGGGTCAGTGCCAAGAGTTTCACTAATGTGGAAACAGTACACCTGATAGCCTCTGACGAAACGGCGATCCTGGAAACCTGTAGCCTTGGGCCCACAGCTCTGCACAATAGCACCAACCCTCGGGCTGACGTGGCCAAGTTAGTTGTGGATGAGGAGTTGAGTTGCACTCAGCACGAAGCCTCTGTGTTCTTGGGCCACGAAGTAAACCGATTGGAAGTAGGAGACGGAGAGCTCCTGAGTAAGGACGAAGGGAGTGTCGGTCGTTCGGTCGTTCGGCCGAACAAATCAGCATATCCATGAGGGAGCTTCGGTCGTTCGGGAGCTGGAGCCAAAGGAAGTCATGGAAATACGTGGCCATGAGGTCAGCAAAGGGGGAGTCAGAGAGTCCCTGAGTAAGGACGACGGGTGTGTCGGTCGTTCGGTCGTTCGGCCGAACAAAACAGAATATCCTTGAGGGAGCTTCGGTCGTTCGGGAGCTGGAGCCAAGGGAAGTATTGGAAATTCGTGGCAATGAGGTCACCAAAGGGGGAAGCGGAATTAGGAACCTTTCTCCTAGGGGGAGTCTGCGAACGAAGGGGCTGGGGGAAATGGCGGAACCAAGCACCCTTCCACGGAGGTCAATAAGAGTATGGCCCTCTCAGGTAAGGGACTCTGCCTCAAAAGCTGGATCTTTTTCTGCAACTATCTCTGATGGGGACACAATTTGCAACTCAAGGTTCCGGGACCTGGACGTAACGGTGGAACCACTAAAGTTGTGGGAGATGGGTAAACAGATGGGAATTGTATGCCGTAGGATAGAAGAAGAGGTTGTGAAGGAATATCAGAGTATGGAAGCGAGAGATGTAGAGTTTTCACAGAAGCTAGAAGAGGGGGTAACAAAAGGTTTCCTATGTTGATAGTTAGCTTGAACATTCGAGGTCTGGGGGGTGGAACAAAAAGCAGATATCTGAAAAATTTGATTTCAAGAGAAGGAGCAGAGTTTGTTTGCATTCAAGAAACGAAATTGAAGGGGCTCACTGATGCTAGATGTTTTGCTCTGTGGGGGGACAACAGAATCGGGTGGATTCACTTTGAAGGTGAAAATGGTGGTGGAAGCTTGCTGTCCATGTGGCACAAAGATATGTTCTGCTATGAGAGTCATGTGATGGGGAAGGGATTCATAGTTGTCTTTGGCCAACACATACGGTCTTCACATAAGTGTGTTATTGTTAATATCTATTCAGCTTGTAGTCTAAGAGAAAAGAAGATTCTCTGGGAGGAGATTACTGGTATTAAAGGGGCGTCACAGGAGTTGGTTTGGTGTCTCTGTGGTGATTTTAATGCTGTAAGAAGCAGACGGGAAAGGAAAGGAGTAAGTAGTCAGGGTGCAGCTGCAAGTGGCCAAACGAGTGAGATAAATGGTTTCAATTGTTTTATTGAATCTAATATGCTTCTGGATCTCCCTATAGTAGGGAAAACTTACACATGGTTTAGAGCAAATGGGTCGGCTATGAGCAGGCTTGATAGAATTCTTGTCACCGAGGAGTGGTTGAGCTTATGGCCAAACTGCAAACAATATGTCCAACAGAGGGAAGTGTCTGATCACTGTGCTTTGGTGGTGAAGACCTTGGATAAGGACTGGGGACCCAAGCCCTTTCGAAAcatcgatgcctggcatatggATAGAGGTTTCAATGGGTTGGTGAAGGGAAAGTGGCAATCTTATCCAGCCCAAAGGAATGCCATCTTGAACATTAAGGTCAAGTTGAAGCTGCTCAAAGGGgatttgaaaatctggaataaAGAAGTGTTCGGCAATCTTAACACCATTAAGAATGGTATCCTGCGCGAAATCGAGGCCTTTGACAACCAAGATAAGGATGGAGGTTCGGCGGTCAGGGGGAGGATGGTGAGACTGGATTTACTGAACCAGCTAGGGGAGGTTGACAGAAAGATAGACTCCCTCATTAGCCAAAAAGCAAGAGCTTGTTGGTTCAAGTACGGAGACTCGTGTACAAAATTCTTTCACTCCTCTTTGAGATGGAGAAGGCTTAGAAACGAAGTCAAAGGTGTTGAGGTTGGGGGGCAGTGGTGTGAGGAGCCTGCTACGGTTCGAGCAGAGGCTAAGAAGTTGTTTGAGAACAGGTTTAAAGCAACAAGGGATTTCGGGGTTCGGCTTGATGAAGTGGAGTTCAAAACAATTTCCCCAGAAGACAACCTGTTTCTTATATCGGGTTTTAAGGAAGATGAAGTCAAGGAAGCGGTGTGGCATTGTGAAGGTTCAAAGAGTCCTGGACCCGACGGGTTCAACTTTAACTTTATCAGGGAAAGCTGGGAGTTCCTAAAAGACGAGTTTGTTAAGGCCTTGGCTGTGTTCCATGATACAGGGTCTATTCCTAAGGGCTGTAATGCTTCTTTCATAGCTCTGGTTCCAAAGGTGAAGGACCCCTGTTCGCTGGAGCAGTATCGACCTATCTCTTTAGTGGGGGCTCTATACAAAGTTATAGCAAAGGTGTTGGCTGAAAGAATAAAGAAAGTGTTGAATGCCGTTATTGATGAAAGTCAATCTGCTTTCTTAAAGGGGAGAGGGATCTTAGACAGTGTACTCATGGCCAATGAGGTGGTTGAGGACCTCCGAAGGCGTGAGAGGAGTGGTCTATGCTTGAAGGTGGACTTTGAAAAAGCATATGACTCGGTGCGGTGGGAGTTTATGTACGATATGCTCTACAAAATGGGTTTCCACTGTAAGTGGGTGACGTGGATACGAGGTTGCATGGAATCGGCCTCAGTATCCGTTTTAGTTAACGGGAGCCCTACGGAGGAATTCAAACCATCTAGAGGGTTAAGGCAAGGTGATCCGCTAGCCCCGTTCCTTTTCATTGTGGTAGCGGAAGGCCTAGCTGGGCTAGTTAGGCAAGCGAACAAGGCCAACCTGCTATCGGGTGTTAAGTTCGGCAGAGGAGAGGAGGAGATTAGCTTCTTGCAATTTGCAGACGACACCCTCTTTCTCTGTGAAGCGTCGTACAGCAATGTTGTTGCCGTGAAGGCGATCCTAAGGGGGTTTGAACTAGCATCAGGCTTAAAGattaattttcataagtcaAAGATTGCAGGTGTGAATGTGGACAACTTTGCCCTGTTAAGCTATGCAAAAACCCTGAGTTGCGCCCAGATGGGAGTCCCGTTTAAATATCTTGGATTAGAAGTGGGGGGGAATCCAAGGAAGGTGAAGTTCTGGGAACCGGTGCTAACCAAGCTCAAAGCTAGACTCAATGTCTGGAAAGGTAGATTTCTGTCCATGGCAGGGAGAATTTGCCTTATCAAGTCGGTTATCTCGGCGATTCCGCTTTTCTATCTCTCTATCTTCAAAGCTCCGGAATCTGTATATAAGAGCATTATAAGCATTCAGCGAAGGTTCTTGTGGGGATGGGGGAAGGAGAAGAGGTCGATACCCTGGGTTAGCTGGGAAATTGTTTGCAAACCGAAGGAGGAGGGTGGTCTGGGGATCAGAGATATTCGGTTGTTTAATATCGCCCTCCTAGCCAAATGGAGATGGCGGATGGTATCGGAAGAAGAGGGGCGGTGGAAAGGGTTATTGGTCTCAAAATATGGGATGAATATGGATCGTCCGCTTGGTCCAGTGAAACTtcaatcatggtggtggagagatttgaaAAAAGTGTGTGCAGAGGGAGAGGGAGAAGGGTGGTTCAATAATCAACTTGTATGGAAGGTAGGAGGCGGTGAAAAAGTGAGCttctgggaggatgtgtggatTGGTAACGTCAATCTCAAAACCCTCTACCCAAGGTTGTTCTCCTTATCCTTGGACCAGGGCCTAATGGTGAGTGAGGTTGGGGAGTGGGACAGTGATGTTTGGAGGTGGGACCTAAGGTGGAGAAGGGCTAGGTATGAATGGGAATCACCGTTGGAAGCAAACCTGGTCCAATCCCTAACCCGTGTAAGTCCGTCCAGGGGCCACAAAGATGTTCAGACGTGGGGGCGTGATGACTCGGGGTCCTTCTCTGTCCATTCTGCATATGAATGCTTAGCTAAACAGGACAGTAGTCCGCGCCACGAAGTTTTCGAGTATCTGTGGAGAATCAAAGCCTTCCCCAGTACAATAACAACCGCTTGGAGAGTCCTCCTAGGTAGGATCCCAACCAGAGTTGATTTGAGGAGGAGAGGAGTGTTGCTTAACACAACCTTATGTGAGCTTTGTCAAACAAAGGAGGAATCCTGCCAACACGTCTTCTTAGAATGCCCCTTCGCCCAGAAGGTGTGGAGGTCTTGTTTTATATGGATTGGCATCTCTTTTGTGCAGCACAACGTTCTTACGATGCACTTTGAGAACTTCTCCTTGCCTCATCTGAGTAGCCAACAAAATCTCTTGTGGAAAGGAGTTTGGGCGTGTGTCGTTAGGAGCATATGGGAGCACAGGAATACGGTTGTTTTCAAACAAGGTGTTGTTGATGCGGAAGAGACTTTTTCGATGGCCCAACTCAAAGCATGGCAATGGCTAAAGCACAGAGGTCACCGCTGGTCTTATTCTCTGGCCGATTGGATCCTAAATCCCCTCAGCTGTATCAGAAGCTTTAAGTGACGGACGCTGGAAGGTGTTCTTGAGGAGAGGATTTTGGGGCTGCAGGAACAGAGTTATGCAGAGGAGGTAACAACAAGAGCAGCAATGAGGCATGCCAGCAAATTCAAAGGGGGAATGGAGAGTGTCCTAACAGCTGGTAAGGACGAGTTAACCGTTAGTCTGCTTGAGAAGCACTAAGTAGTGGTCTGTTCTTGGTGGCAGAGGGTGGTATTGGTTGCGAATCTGTTTTGAATTCCAGGAAGTTCTTTTGTTGTGTAAAATGCTGTATCAGACTTGGTTCCATGTATAGCTGGTCAGGTTTTTCACAGTAGGAAGGTATTGGTAGGAATGTATATAATCTTGTGCTGTGCTGTGCTTGAATGTGATGGCAACAACACGGGTAGCTGCAGGGGTAATATACTGCACATGGAGTAATAAGGTTT
Encoded here:
- the LOC137821830 gene encoding uncharacterized protein; the protein is MHKIFQKWARVKEVFIAGRLNKWGRRFGFVRFFEVGNAARLEKELDQIFIGNVKLHVNIPRYRRHVPESRVYKSPPMVSHPESRRRGGEGQAEVRRERMKEIWVKKKGEESYADAVRGGPRQAWKGPSFSAKKQILPWMEASVVGQLRAEIDLEQLREVFLKGGLSMVYLRSLGDNLVLMMPREGESMQALIKLNKEWFESVFESIEPWSEKCTATHKVVWVRCYGLPLSLWNKECFSKVVGDKATLASIGRATLLWENLEYASLQVRLPKSQSVRKAADMKINNNLYSILIEEEVTCGNGGSCRCISDDVGSLDSISSSETYVEDSVSVNSCEEEGKAQGRFRQWPRGVVTGGEVNGQETLIGREVVGDGEGLQKTTKGLVCGEAPSKGLVSQRVSAKSFTNVETVHLIASDETAILETCSLGPTALHNSTNPRADVAKLVVDEELSCTQHEASVFLGHEVNRLEVGDGELLSKDEGSVGRSVVRPNKSAYP